Proteins encoded together in one Procambarus clarkii isolate CNS0578487 chromosome 71, FALCON_Pclarkii_2.0, whole genome shotgun sequence window:
- the LOC138356188 gene encoding uncharacterized protein produces MEAADKMKRTLIGLKGHLTRQITKCQNLSQQSPVDYTELEDLLQVAENLGVKLPQINIPTFSGNENESWDDFWSKFVDAVDSKADIPQTTKFTYLQGLLRNEALKVISNITLTSDGYDLAVQLLKSNYDNKEKTITILVQKLLDLPCLEQSPLDVRDETEDDESNAPVHKLWDLDTLGIVPDQPSPDDTWMYQQYLDTVIFQDNQYWVRLPWKLNDPQLPVNYFMASTQLNSQLARLRKQPDKLQLYHALIQQQLANKFIEVVEEDNHKTGHYLPHHAVLKDSVTTPIRIVFNCSAKLKADSVSLNDCLQTGPSLTQRLQDVLLRFRSGVFAYTSDISKAFLRVGLQETDRDFTKFLWVKDPQDPNSKIITYRFASVLCGATSSPFLLQATLDTHLKKSNSPYKTEISNNLYIDNFQGTTNDENKQVEIYHEANRELLGANMPL; encoded by the exons ATGGAAGCagctgacaaaatgaaaaggacccttatcggtctgaaaggtcacttgacccgacagattaccaagtgtcaaaatctgtcacaacagtcacctgttgactacacTGAATTAGAGGACTTACTTCAAGTTGCCGAAA ATCTTGGtgtcaaattacctcagatcaatatacccacattctctggtaacgagaatgagagttgggatgatttctggagtaaattcgtggatgcagtagactctaaagctGACATCCCTCAAACAACcaagttcacttatttacaaggcttgttacgaaatgaagccttgaaggtgatctctaacataacactgaccagtgatggttacgacctagctgttcaattgcttaagAGCAACTACGATAACAAAGAAAAGACTATTACTATCCTTGTCCAAAAATTACTGGATTTACCAT gcctaGAGCAGTCACCACTAGATGTCAGAGACGAAACTGAGGATGATGAGTCCAATGCCCCTGTTCACAAATTATGGGATTTGGACACCTTAGGCATAGTCCCTGATCAACCCAGTCCAGATGACACATGGATGtatcaacaatatcttgataCTGTGATTTTCCAAGATAATCAATATTGGGTGAGACTCCCGTGGAAGCTGAACGACCCAcagcttccagtaaattatttcatgGCCTCAACCCAATTAAATTCTCAATTAGCTAGGCTACGGAAGCAACCAGATAAATTGCAACTGTATCATGCTTTAATACAGCAACAACTTGCTAACAAATTTATAGAAGTTGTTGAAGAAGACAACCATAAGACAGGCCATTATTTGCCACATCATGCTGTCCTGAAAGATTCAGTTACAACACCAATCAGGATTGTATTTAATTGTAGTGCCAAATTAAAGGCAGACAGCGTGTCACTAAATGATTGTCTACAAActggacctagcctaacccaaagacTACAAGATGTCTTATTACGATTTCGCTCTGGTGTTTTTGCCTATACATCCGACATTAGTAAAGCCTTTttaagagtaggcttacaagagacggatcgtgattttactaaatttctcTGGGTGAAAGATCCACAGGATCCTAACAGCAAAATCATTACTTATAGATTTGCCTCAGTACTGTGCGGAGCGACATCTTCACCATTCTTACTCCAGGCTACTCTGGATACACATCTTAAGAAGTCTAATAGCCCCTACAAGACTGAGATTAGCAACAATTTATACATTGACAATTTTCAAGGAACCACTAATGATGAGAATAAACAGgtggaaatctaccatgaggctaatcgtGAACTGTTGGGAGCTAACATGCCTCTTTAA